The following proteins come from a genomic window of Edaphobacter sp. 4G125:
- a CDS encoding MIP/aquaporin family protein, translating into MIDWSPVIGEFVGTFVLIVLGNGVVAGALLKRSKAENAGWISITAGWAIAVFAGVAVSAALGDADGHLNPAFTVASVMMTGHAERLVTYIPAQVLGALLGAVAVWLQYKPHWELTENAGLKQACFCTAPAVYAPVWNLVSEILGTFVLVLVATALFSKRIAPAGVAPGLGPLLVGSLVWGIGLSLGGTTGYAINPARDLGPRIAHSLLPIAGKGSSGWRYAWIPVLGPVLGAGLAAVVIRGLKMF; encoded by the coding sequence ATGATCGATTGGTCTCCTGTGATTGGTGAGTTTGTCGGGACGTTTGTCCTGATTGTGTTGGGCAACGGCGTTGTTGCAGGCGCGCTGCTGAAGAGGTCGAAAGCTGAGAACGCCGGATGGATCTCTATCACTGCCGGGTGGGCCATTGCTGTCTTCGCCGGTGTAGCAGTGAGTGCTGCTCTGGGAGATGCCGATGGACATCTGAACCCGGCGTTTACGGTGGCTTCTGTGATGATGACGGGCCATGCCGAGCGGCTCGTGACATATATTCCGGCGCAGGTGTTGGGTGCGCTGCTGGGAGCAGTCGCGGTGTGGTTGCAGTACAAGCCGCACTGGGAGCTGACTGAGAATGCAGGCTTGAAGCAGGCTTGCTTCTGCACAGCTCCGGCGGTGTATGCCCCGGTATGGAACCTGGTGAGCGAGATTCTGGGAACTTTTGTACTGGTGCTGGTGGCGACGGCGTTGTTCTCAAAACGAATTGCACCGGCGGGTGTCGCTCCAGGGCTGGGACCGTTGCTGGTGGGATCGTTGGTGTGGGGAATTGGTCTGTCGCTAGGAGGAACGACAGGGTATGCGATTAATCCGGCCCGCGATCTTGGCCCCCGTATTGCACACTCCCTACTTCCGATTGCAGGGAAGGGGAGCTCAGGGTGGAGATATGCCTGGATTCCGGTGCTGGGTCCGGTTCTGGGAGCAGGGCTTGCAGCGGTGGTGATTCGCGGATTGAAGATGTTTTAG